The Streptomyces sp. NBC_00162 sequence GCAGCCGTCACCGGCCACGGGCTCGTTGGAGATCTCCCGGTAGCCGGAGCTCTTGCTCAGTTCCGCGGTGGACTCGCGCAGGACCTCGCAGGCGGCCTTGGTGTCCTCGGTGGCCCGGAAGACCTGGAGTCCAGCACTCCGGTCACCTCCCGCGGGGCGGTAGACGGTCCCGTACGCGGTCTCTCCCGGACTGGCCTGCCAGCCCGGGGGAATCGCGACCGAGAAACCGGCCGCCGTGTCGCGCACCTGCGTGTAGTCGGACCGCGCGGGGCCCGAGTCCGGGCCCGGGCCCTTGTGGCCCAGGTACAGCCACCCGGCCACGGCGGCGCCCAGCACGGCCACGCCGAGCGCCACCACCAGGGTCCGCCGGCGCCGCGCGGGGGGCGGCGCCGACGGCCCCTCCGGGAGGGGCGGGACGCCCGGCGGGTACGAGTACGGGGACGCGGCCGGGGGCGGAGTCGGGGGCGGGGCATCGGGCGCCGTGGCCGGGGCATCGGGCGCGGCCTGCGCCGGGCCCTGCTCCACCCGCTCCACCCGCTCCCACCGCTGCGACCGCGGATTCCAGCGGACGCCGCCCTCCCCCGGTGCCACGGTCAGCCGCCCAGCGAGGTCAGCAGGGCGGCCAGGGCGGTGGCCGCGCTCACGGAGTCCACCAGCGGCGCCCATCTCTCCAGCGCCGCGCGCAGCCGGGCCGGCAGACCCGCCCGTACCTCCCCGCCCGCCTCCAACTCGCCCGCGACCTCGTCCAGTTCGCCGTCGAGCGCTGCCCGTTCGGGGCTGCGGGGCAGCCGTACGAGGGCCGCGCGCAGCTCCCGTACGGCCTCCAGCAGTTCCTCGGCGCCCGGCGCGCGGTCCCCCGTACCGCCGTGGTGGACGGTGCTGTTGGTGTTGTGGGTGCCGCCGATGCTGAAGCTGCTGCCGTGGATGTCGCCGATCCGTACCGCGGGCCGCTCCGCGCCGCTACCACCGCTCGTTTCCGCCACTTCTCCCCCTGTCCTTGCCCTTGCCCGTGCCCGTGTCCCTGCCCGCCTCCGGGGCCCGGTGGCCGGTGCTGCTGCTGTTGTGACTCACTCCGCCGATGCCGAACGCGCTGTTGTTCACCGATTGGATGAAGACCGCGCCCTCCGCGACGTTGACGGCCCGCTCCGCGAACTCCTTGGTGTGCCAGCCCGCCTCGTGCAGGGCCAGGGCCACCCCGCCGACGATCCGCTCCTGGATCGTCTTCAGGTACCGGTCCAGGTCCGTCAGCTGGAACAGCGAGGCGTCGGTCTGCGAGGCGAGTTCGCGTACGGAGACGGACGGTCCGGCCGGCATCGCCACGCCGTGCCCCTCGGTGGCCAGCCGCCACGGGATGCGGATCGCACGCACCAGGGCGAGCAGCGCCGGCCCGAGCGCACCCGCGCCGTTCGTGACCGCCCAGGTCACCTTGGCGAAGGCGGTGTTGCGCCGGTGCCGCTGGGCGATGTCGTCGGCCATCTGGAAGTGCGGCCGTACGGGCAGCAGCACGTGCGGCGCCACCTCCAGCATCAGCATCCCGCCCTGCGTGTGGACGCGGATGAAGACGGTGACGACGAGGTTCTCGTCCCAGGCCCCGATCCGCACGCGCAGGAAGTGCCGGCGGCGCTCGCCGCCCTCCTCCACGGCGGTGGCACGGTGCTCGGCGAACGCCCGCTCCGACAGGTCCGGGGAGTCGACGTCGGGCAGCCCGTCGGCCGGCAGGAACACGCACTCGTCGATGACCAGTTCCCGCAGCCGGTCCAGTACGGAGGCCTCCGCCTCCTCGGAGCCGTGCGGCGAGGGCACCCGCAGGGCCTCCAGCAGTGGCCGGATCCGTTCCACGATCTGCGCGTTGTCCAGCTCGTCCGGCTCGCGGTCGCCGCGCGGGCGCAGTTCGACGGACAGCTGCCACGGCAGGTGGGCCTGGCCCGCGCCGCAGAAAGGATTGGCCACGTCGTACATGACCAGGGGTCCGTGCTGGATCCGCTGGATCCGCGCGCGGGCCCGCCCGAAGCGCCGGCCCGTCACCAGCAGGTCGCCCGCCCCGGCGGCGTAGCCCTCGCGGTCGAGCGAGGAGTGCAGGACCCGGGCGAAGTGGCCCCGCTGGAGCCCGGCGACGGTCGTGAGCAGGAGGAAGACGAGGACGGCGACCCACGAGTAGGCCTCCCCGTAGAACCGCCCCATCAGCGGCCACTCGAGGAAGATGCCGAGCGGGTTCCGCGCGATCACCTCGCCCAGGTACGGGAGGAACCAGCCGGATTCCGAGAAGCGCATCGGCTGCACGATGTCGTCGGCGAAACCGGCGACCACCCCCCACAGGACGTTGCCGAGCATCCAGACGGCGTATCCGCGCAGGAGGTACTCGACGATCCGGCTGCCGCGGCCGGTCCGGTCGCGGCGCCGCTTGATCTGGCCGGCCCCGCTGAGCAGGAGCGCCGGGACGATCAGGAAGACGATGAAGGTCTGGAGCAGCAGCAGCCCGAGGGCCCAGACCGCCACCACCGCCACCGCCCAGGCCATTTCGATGCGCCGGGCGCGCAGGGCGTGGGCGAGGACGCGGGAGGCGTCGAACCCGTAGGAGGGCGCGGTGAAGCGCTCCTCGTGGACGTACAGCTCGTCGATCACCCGGTCCCGGTAGGCGGTGTCGAGATAGACGCCGGCGCACAGCAGCCGTCCGGCTTCCGTGTGCGACGGGTGTACGGGCGTTCTGCCGTCCTGGGTGGTGCCGCTCACCGAGTCCCCCCTCAGGTGTGGGAGGAAACCGTACGGGGCGGGGCGCGTCCCGGACAGGGCCGATCACGCCAAAAGGCCCCGGCGCACTGGGCGCCGGGGCCTTTCTCTGGCGGTGGAGCCTCGATCAGATGAGACCGAGCGCGCGGACCGCGTCGCGCTCCTCGACGAGCTCCTGCACGGAGGCGTCGATGCGGGTGCGGGAGAACTCGTTGATGTCCAGGCCCTGGACGATCTCGTACTTGCCGTCCTTGGTGGTGACGGGGAAGGAGGAGATGATGCCCTCCGGGACGCCGTAGGAGCCGTCCGACGGGATGCCCATGGAGGTCCAGTCGCCCGCGGCGGTGCCGTTGACCCAGGTGTGCACGTGGTCGATGGCGGCGTTGGCGGCCGAGGCGGCCGAGGACGCGCCACGGGCCTCGATGATCGCCGCGCCGCGCTTGGCGACGGTCGGGATGAAGGTCTCGGCGAGCCACAGCTCGTCGCTGACGACCTCGGCGGCGTTCTTGCCGGCGATCTCCGCGTGGAAGATGTCCGGGTACTGGGTGGCCGAGTGGTTGCCCCAGATGGTCAGGCGCTTGATGTCGGTGACGTCGGCGCCGGTCTTCTGCGCGAGCTGCGAGATCGCGCGGTTGTGGTCCAGGCGGGTCATCGCGGTGAAGCGCTCGGCCGGTACGTCCGGGGCGGCGGCCTGCGCGATGAGCGCGTTGGTGTTGGCCGGGTTGCCGACGACCAGGACCTTGATGTCGTCCGCGGCGTGGTCGTTGATGGCCTTGCCCTGCGGCTTGAAGATGCCGCCGTTGGCGGAGAGCAGGTCGCCGCGCTCCATGCCCTTGGTGCGCGGGCGGGCGCCGACGAGCAGCGCGACGTTGGCACCCTCGAAGCCCGCGTTCGGGTCGTCGAAGATGTCGATGCCCTTGAGCAGCGGGAAGGCGCAGTCGTCGAGCTCCATGGCGGTGCCCTCAGCGGCCTTCATGCCCTGGGGGATCTCCAGAAGGCGGAGCTTGACCGGCACGTCAGCGCCGAGCAGGTGGCCGGAGGCGATGCGGAAGAGCAGCGCGTAGCCGATCTGGCCGGCGGCGCCGGTGACGGTGACATTCACGGGAGTGCGGGTCATGGCCTTCTCCGTTAGACAGCTGGCGGTGGGGCGTCCCTGCCCCATGTGCTGGAGGACGCCGCTCCCCAGTAAATCTTGACGTGAAGAGACATCCGCGGTCAGGCTATCGGACCCGGGCGCCGCCGGAGCCCCGGGGGGCCATTCGACTCCGGCAGCGCCGCGCGGCGCGGTCAGCGGACGGTGAAGCGGACCGCCGACTCCAGGAACGGGATGTGCAGCAACGGCTTGGGCTCCATCGCCAGCGCGAGCAGCGTGATCGCCACGCCCAGCAGCCCGTACGTGACCATGTCCGTGAAGCGGGAGCGCACCGCGAGCATCCCCACGGAGGGCAGTACGCGCCGCAGCACCGCGGCCGCCAACAGGGCCACGCCGATCACCAGGCAGCCGATCCGCGGATGCCCCATCGCCGTGGCCAGCAGACCGGCCGCGGTCGCGGTGAGCACGCTGAGCATCGGCCACTGGCGGGCGGGCGTGGACACGGCCCCGGGCACCGCCCGGCCGCTGCCCTCGGGACGGGCCGTGTCCCGGGTGACGGACGGGAAGCGCCGGGACCGGGAAGCGTCGGCCGCGGACACCACGCGATCGTCGTCCCGCTCAGCCTGCACTGGTGCTCCGTTCCGCGGCCTCGACGACGTTGACGAGCAGCTGGGCCCGGGTCATCGGGCCGACGCCGCCCGGGTTCGGGGAGATCCAGGCCGCCACCTCGGCGACCCCGGGGTGCACGTCGCCGACGATCTTCCCGCTCTCGTCGCGGCTGACGCCCACGTCGAGCACGGCCGCGCCCGGCTTCACGTCCTCCGGCTTGACCAGGTGCGGGACGCCCGCCGCGGCGACGATGATGTCCGCCTGGCGCAGCAGCCCCGAGAGGTCGCGCGTACCGGTGTGGCACAGCGTCACGGTGGCGTTCTCGGACTTGCGGGTGAGAAGGAGACCGATCGAGCGGCCGACGGTGATGCCCCGGCCGAGGACGACGACGTGCGCGCCGTTGATGCCGACGCCATGGTGGCGCAGCAGTTCGACGATCCCGTACGGGGTGCAGGGCAGCGGGCCCGGCTCGTTCAGCACCAGCCGGCCGAGCGACATGGGGTGCAGGCCGTCGGCGTCCTTGAGCGGGTCCATCAGCTCCAGGACCCGGTTGGTGTCGATGCCCTTGGGGAGCGGGAGTTGGACGATGTAGCCCGTGCACTCCGGATTGGCGTTGAGTTCCCGTACGACCGCCTCGATGTCCTCCTGGGAGGCCGTCGCGGGAAGTTCGCGCTGGATGGAGGCGATGCCGACCTCGGCGCAGTCCTTGTGCTTGCCGTTGACGTACCAGCGGCTTCCCGGATCGTCACCGACCAGCAGGGTGCCGAGGCCGGGGGTGATGCCCCGGGCCTTGAGGGCCGCCACACGGGCGGTCAGTTCGGACTTGATCGCGGCCGCGGTGGCCTTGCCATCGAGAATCTGGGCGGTCATGTACCCATCCTCCCGGATGGAGTGCCCCCGGTTCCAGTCAAGGCGCTCAAGCCCCGCGTCGGAGCGCGCGATCCACGGCTCGGTCCCCTTGCGAGGAAGCTCCCGGTCTCAACCGGGGGTGAAGACACATCCCGGGACTCGGAGCCGTTGGCATCCTTCCGTTGCGTGACGCTTTCGCCTGCGCTTGTGTACGGATCGTGACCGACCCTAACGTCCGGGTCGTGGGGATTCCTTCCGTGAAGCGGGCGTAAGACCTCATCGGGAGTCCTCCTCTCGGTCCGGGCGGTCCGGGCGGTCCGGGCGGTCCGCAGTGAAGCAGGAAACCTCACCCGTGAGATGGGACTCCCTTCTCCCGAAGGAGGGAACGAAGTCAATGCACTTGCACAACGATTCCCCGGCTCGGCGTGAACCAACTGGACAAGTCAAGGTCGGTCGGACGACGATGACCGGAAAGAGTGCCGCGGGCAGTGCCGGGGGGCGGACCGTAGAACACAGCTTTCCTCCGCGCGTGCCGTGCGTCCCCGCACTTCCACGGAGGAACACCCCAAGATGAGCTTCGGCGACCCGAACAACCCGTACGGCCAGCAGCCCCCGGCCCCGCAGGGCCAGCCCGGCTACGGCTACCCGCAGCAGGCCCCGCAGGGCGTTCCGCCGCAGGGCGGCTACGCCTACCCGCAGCAGCAGGCCCCCCAGGGCTACCCGGCCTACCCCGGTGGCCCCGGCGGCTACCCGGGCATGCCGATGGAGATGCCGGGTCTGGTGAAGACCGCGCGCGTCCTGCTCTTCGTCGTGGGCGGCCTGCAGATCATCGTCGGCCTCCTCGCGCTGCTCGGCGGCGCCGCACTGTCCAGCACGGACAGCGGCGCCACCGGTGACGTGGTCGGCGGCGTCGTGATCGCCGTCGGCCTCTTCGTCCTCGCCCTCGGGGTGCTGGCCATCGTCCTCGGCGCCAAGTTCGCCAAGGGCGGCAACGGCGTGCGCATCACGACGATCGTCTACGGCGCGCTGTCCATCCTGGGCGGCCTCGCCAACTTCACCAACAGCGCCTCCGAGGGCGGCGGTCCCGCGGCCGGCGTCATCAGCCTGGCCATCGGCGGCCTGATCCTCGCCGCGATGGTCACCGCCCCCGGCGCCGCCTGGTTCAAGCGCCCGCGCTTCTGATACCCGCGCTACTGAAACCCGTAGCCGAACGGCGAAGGCCGCGACCCGCAGTGCGGGTCGCGGCCTTCGCCGTTCTGACGGTGCCGGACTCAGTGGAAGAAGTGCCGGGTCCCGGTGAAGTACATCGTCACGCCGGCCTTCTTCGCGGCCTCGATGACCTGCTCGTCACGGACCGAACCGCCCGGCTGGACCACGGCCTTGATGCCGGCGGCCGTGAGGATCTCCAGCCCGTCCGGGAAGGGGAAGAAGGCGTCGGAGGCGGCGTACGAGCCCTGCGCGCGCTCGGCGCCCGCCCGCTCGACGGCGAGCTTCGCCGAGTCGACGCGGTTGACCTGGCCCATGCCGACGCCGACCGAGGCGCCGTCCTTGGCGAGCAGGATGGCGTTGGACTTGACGGCCCGGCAGGCCTTCCACGCGAAGGCGAGCTCGGCGAGCTCGTCGGCGGAGAGCGCGTCGCCGGTGGCGAGGGTCCAGTTGGCCGGGTCGTCGCCCTCGGCCTGGAAGAGGTCGCTCTGCTGGAGCAGCGCGCCGCCGCTGATGGGCTTGAGGTCGCCCGGCTGGTGCGGGGTGCCGTCCACCTTCAGGACGCGGATGTTCTTCTTCTTGGCGAGGATCTCGACGGCGCCGTCCTCGTAGCCGGGGGCCGCGATGACCTCGGTGAAGATCTCGGCGACCTGCTCGGCGAGCTCGACGGTCACCGGGCGGTTGACGGCGATGACACCGCCGAAGGCCGACAGCGGGTCGCAGGCGTGCGCCTTGCGGTGCGCGGCGGCGACGTCCGTGTCCACGGCGATGCCGCACGGGTTGGCGTGCTTGATGATCGCGACGCAGGGCTCTTCGTGGTCGTAGGCGGCCCGGCGGGCGGCCTCGGTGTCCACGTAGTTGTTGAAGGACATCTCCTTGCCGTGCAGCTGCTCGGCATTGGCGAGCCCGCCCGGCTGACCGTCCGTGTACAGCGCGGCGGCCTGGTGGGGG is a genomic window containing:
- a CDS encoding malate dehydrogenase, whose translation is MTRTPVNVTVTGAAGQIGYALLFRIASGHLLGADVPVKLRLLEIPQGMKAAEGTAMELDDCAFPLLKGIDIFDDPNAGFEGANVALLVGARPRTKGMERGDLLSANGGIFKPQGKAINDHAADDIKVLVVGNPANTNALIAQAAAPDVPAERFTAMTRLDHNRAISQLAQKTGADVTDIKRLTIWGNHSATQYPDIFHAEIAGKNAAEVVSDELWLAETFIPTVAKRGAAIIEARGASSAASAANAAIDHVHTWVNGTAAGDWTSMGIPSDGSYGVPEGIISSFPVTTKDGKYEIVQGLDINEFSRTRIDASVQELVEERDAVRALGLI
- a CDS encoding DUF3017 domain-containing protein, giving the protein MSAADASRSRRFPSVTRDTARPEGSGRAVPGAVSTPARQWPMLSVLTATAAGLLATAMGHPRIGCLVIGVALLAAAVLRRVLPSVGMLAVRSRFTDMVTYGLLGVAITLLALAMEPKPLLHIPFLESAVRFTVR
- a CDS encoding bifunctional methylenetetrahydrofolate dehydrogenase/methenyltetrahydrofolate cyclohydrolase yields the protein MTAQILDGKATAAAIKSELTARVAALKARGITPGLGTLLVGDDPGSRWYVNGKHKDCAEVGIASIQRELPATASQEDIEAVVRELNANPECTGYIVQLPLPKGIDTNRVLELMDPLKDADGLHPMSLGRLVLNEPGPLPCTPYGIVELLRHHGVGINGAHVVVLGRGITVGRSIGLLLTRKSENATVTLCHTGTRDLSGLLRQADIIVAAAGVPHLVKPEDVKPGAAVLDVGVSRDESGKIVGDVHPGVAEVAAWISPNPGGVGPMTRAQLLVNVVEAAERSTSAG
- the purH gene encoding bifunctional phosphoribosylaminoimidazolecarboxamide formyltransferase/IMP cyclohydrolase — encoded protein: MTAVESNDPTTTQRPIRRALVSVYDKTGLEELARGLHEAGVALVSTGSTASKIAAAGVPVTKVEELTGFPECLDGRVKTLHPRVHAGILADLRLEDHQRQLAELGVEPFDLVVVNLYPFLETVQSGATPDECVEQIDIGGPSMVRAAAKNHPSVAVVTSPERYAAVLDAAKNGGFDLTARKRLAAEAFQHTAAYDVAVASWFTSVYAPEPEAVLPEFLAGAWERKSTLRYGENPHQAAALYTDGQPGGLANAEQLHGKEMSFNNYVDTEAARRAAYDHEEPCVAIIKHANPCGIAVDTDVAAAHRKAHACDPLSAFGGVIAVNRPVTVELAEQVAEIFTEVIAAPGYEDGAVEILAKKKNIRVLKVDGTPHQPGDLKPISGGALLQQSDLFQAEGDDPANWTLATGDALSADELAELAFAWKACRAVKSNAILLAKDGASVGVGMGQVNRVDSAKLAVERAGAERAQGSYAASDAFFPFPDGLEILTAAGIKAVVQPGGSVRDEQVIEAAKKAGVTMYFTGTRHFFH